GAGGCTGTGGCGTAAAATTACCGTTTTAGGCCTCGTTTCTGAAAATGAGCCCCAAAACGGGGAGCCATTGATTGCTACTTCCAGGGTTAGAATAGTCTGGGCTTTGCCGCTAAATGCCCAAGTGATGTTTATTTGGCTTTGGTAGTAAAATGGGCCCAGGTTGCTTTTGCTATGTCCGCAATCACTTGTTCATTTACAGCGGTGGTTTCTTTTGAATTCGAGACAAACACACTTATGAAAATGGGCTGGCCGCTGGGCAGGAACAGAACGCCAATGTCATTCATGGCCGCGGTTACACCCGCTTTGTTGATGCCCGAGAAACCGGTCTTATGCGCCACCACCGTTCCTGGGGGCAATTTTCCCTTTAATCTGTCTTTGCCGGTTTCGGTTTGCTTCATGATTTTCCAGAGGAAGGCGTGACTAGCCGGCGAGAGTAATTTCCCCTGGTTGTAATAAAACTTGGAGAGCACGGCGTTGGCGGCTAGCGGCGTGGTCCAGTTCTGGAACTGGAGGTCCCAGTTGGCCTGCATCACCTCTTCGTTTATTTTAATGGACAGGTCCGTCACCTTGTTTCTGTGAAAATAGCTTTCCACGGTTTTGGGTCCGCCCAGAAGTCGCAGGAGAACGTCGCAGCCCACGTTGTCACTGCTGGAAACGGTGTATTGTAAGATTTCTGACAGCGGAAGCTCGGCTCCCTGTGGGTATTTCTCCCGAAGCGGGCTATACAAACCAGGAAGAAGTTCTGCCTGGGTGATGCGTATTTTCTGGTCCAGGGAATACTTCCCTTTGTCAATCTCAGCCAGCATGACAATGCCAATGTGCAGCTTAAAAACACTTTGCATGGGGAATTGCCGGTTACCGTTGACCGTCAGGGTATCTTTAGCGGTTTTCCCTTTGATGGCCACTCCCACTTCCAGGTTTTTCCCGGCCACTAGTTGCTGTATTTTCTGCCGAAGCGCATCTGTGTTCTGGGCCATTGCCTGGTAGGTGACCACCAGAAAGAGAAAGACAGTTGCGGGGAGTAGCTTTTGCATGTGTTATCAAATTTTCTTGCGAAGGTATGACTAAAAGTCCAGCAACGGCATTATTGAAATCTGCCCCTAGGCATGGGAAAATTTCCGTTTTCGGCTTCGTTTCCGGAAATGAGCCCAAAAACGGCTTGCTGCGGTTTCACTTGGCAAAAGCGTGATTATGATGTAGCTTTGCCTAACAAACCTTTAGACCAAACACATGGCAGCAACATATGATTTGATAGTGGTAGGCAGCGGCCCGGGCGGGTACGTGGCCGCCATACGGGCATCACAGTTAGGGATGAAAGTAGGCGTGGTAGAGAAAGCCGAACTAGGCGGAATCTGCCTAAACTGGGGCTGTATTCCCACCAAAGCCTTATTGAAAAGCGCGCAGGTGTTTGAGTACATCAAGCACGCCGCCGATTACGGCATCAATGTTTCTGAGGCATCGGCTGACTTTGGCGCGGTGGTGAACCGCAGCCGCGGCGTGGCCCAGGGCATGAGCAAAGGCATTCAGTTCCTGTTCAGAAAAAACAAGATTGACCACATAGCCGGTTACGGCAAACTCAAAGGCAAAGGCCAGATAGAAGTGACCCCAGAAGGCGGCACCGCCCAAATCTACGAAGCCAAGCACATCATTCTGGCCACCGGGGCCCGTTCCCGCGAGTT
This region of Rufibacter sp. LB8 genomic DNA includes:
- the bla gene encoding class A beta-lactamase, subclass A2; the encoded protein is MQKLLPATVFLFLVVTYQAMAQNTDALRQKIQQLVAGKNLEVGVAIKGKTAKDTLTVNGNRQFPMQSVFKLHIGIVMLAEIDKGKYSLDQKIRITQAELLPGLYSPLREKYPQGAELPLSEILQYTVSSSDNVGCDVLLRLLGGPKTVESYFHRNKVTDLSIKINEEVMQANWDLQFQNWTTPLAANAVLSKFYYNQGKLLSPASHAFLWKIMKQTETGKDRLKGKLPPGTVVAHKTGFSGINKAGVTAAMNDIGVLFLPSGQPIFISVFVSNSKETTAVNEQVIADIAKATWAHFTTKAK